DNA sequence from the Centroberyx gerrardi isolate f3 chromosome 2, fCenGer3.hap1.cur.20231027, whole genome shotgun sequence genome:
GTTGAGTGGCAGACATGAGTGGCCCTATGGCTACCGTGTCCTTCCTCCACTGGGTCTACCTCAGTGCTCCACCCAGGCCAGTGAGGGCGGCGAGCAGCTCAGCCTTTCCCCAGGCACTGCCATGTCTGGCACCACCATATCAGGTGCCACGAGCAACTCTGCCTCCCTGCCCTCCTACCTCTTTGCGGGCGATGCCGGTAGCCCCAAGCAATCTACACGTTCTAAGAAGCGAGCTCTCTCCATGTCCCCTTTGTCAGATGTTATGGGTATTGATTTTAACTCTATCATACGCACCTCGCCTACCTCGCTGGTGGCTTATATCAATGGTTCCCGCAGCTCTCCAGCCTCCCACCTCACCGTCTCACCTGTCCAACCTGAGGTGTACGGTCACTTCCTGGGTGTGAGAGGCCGCTGTATCCCCCAGGCCAACCCCCTCAGCACGCCAGGCTATTCGCTGGCCCTGGCCCCACAGACGGAGCTGCGGTCTGGGACAGAAAGTGGCCGTATGCAGAGGcttgaggagggaggagctcTGGAGAGCCAGATGGCTAACATGGTGGTGGAGCAGCAGTGCCTCCCAGAGGAAGGAGGGGCAATGGAGAAGACTTCAGAGGTCAGGAACCAACCCCCCAACAACCTGCTGCCATCACGACCATTAGAGCCAGAACTCTTGACTGTTGTCCAAGCAGCTACTCCTCCACAGGGCCCCCCGCCGCCCTACCACTCCCACCACTCCCACCAACACATCCACCTCGCCAGACCTCGCAGCCAGATGAAGGCCCCTTCTCAGGACCCTCTCTCACAGGCTCCCACTGCTCCTCCCAGGCATGGGGTCAGCTTCTTGCCCCAGGTCCCAATgctggaggaagaagaaggagagctGGAAGACTATGGGGGCCACTGCTGTAGGTGGTTGGACTGCAGCGCTGTCTATGACCAAAAGGAGGAGTTGGTAAGGCATATAGAAAAGCTACACGTGGACCAGCGCAAGGCTGAGGATTTCACATGCTACTGGGTGGGGTGTCCACGCAAGTTCAAATCCTTCAATGCCCGATACAAGCTTCTTATCCACATGAGGGTCCATTCAGGAGAGAAACCCAACAAGTGCACGGTATACACCATTATGCCATTCCAGATCATATTTGTGTCTCTTTTTCATGCAAGTGAAGCAGCGTAACTTCCACCCTCATAAGATACTAGAAATCCCTACGATGTGAAGAGTCTCTTTGTGTGACAAGGCTGAGAGATTGCCATCGAAGCAGAAACATGATGAGTGGCAGTGGTTCACTGAGTGCAATTCTCAGTGTTCTCAGTGTTCCCTTCAAAGCCATAGTGTCTTGTTGAGGGCTTTTAAGCCTCTAGCTACAGAAAAGAACAGACTTTCATAAGGTACACACTTCTGTAACTCTTAAATGCCTTCATGCGCTCTGTATTTAAGGCCAAGGTTTAGGACAGAAATATggcctctttctcctcttaaCTCTAGCCATGGGGTAATTAGTGCAGCTCTGTGATAATTGACATGGGAGTTAACTCAATTATGTAGTTATTAAATCAGCACAAAGGCAGCCTAGCACTTTAGATCTGGCAGGGCACCAGTTGGTCTCCCATCTCCCTCACAGAGGGCTCTCTAGTCGCTACTGGGCCTGTCAGCAGGAGGGTGCCTGCCAGGCCATCGTCTGACAAACTTGGCCGTCATTCTGGGAAGGTGATGCCCCATCGCCTGGCTCTCCACAGGTCTGGTTCTGTGGCCAAAGAGTTGGGGGCTTCAATTAAATTCATCTAAAGCTGTTTATCCATGGGCCTGATTACTGATGGACTATTGGCTTTGTTTCTTTGGGACAGTTGATTCAGAGGTGTGTCAGTTCTCTCAGATATGCTGCAATATGGTGAGGACTCTTGAATTTGGTTGTAATTTTTAAGATAATTTGAGTTTTTTTGATATGATATGACCTCATCCACAGACTGACTTGTCAGTCACATTGTAGTTAAAGGTTTgctattaaaatgtatttgtggtgtgctcaagtaaaaaaaaaaaaaaaactgagatcACAGACTAGTCTAGAATGTAGACAAATATTTGGCTAAATGGATAGTACACcgctctttccttcttcctcctccttcttttcctcacTCCCACTGGGAAAATACTTGAGATTTAGATGAATAATAGGCCAACCATTGGCCAAccatgtttcatgttgctgctttcaACAAGTCAATTATTAACTGCATGCATACCTGCAGTCGACCTTTTGTACCAAAATACTTACTTATTAGTTGAAGCCAGCTCTGTTGCTATGGGGCTGCAATCGTTGGATGGGTCTGTGTACCATGTAATCATGCAATAATGAGGAAAGTATTCAGAGTGACAACCTATTGCCAAAAACAGAATAGAAGCCAAGTTGCATTCATTTTTATAGGATTTTTGTGGTACAGACTAACTAATTCTGAGCCTGAAAGGTTCTGCCAAATTGAAAGAAATCTGCCAAGAATCACAGCCTGCTGATGAACTATCTGAATCttacagaacagacagacatgctagcattacttagatatttagaGAGAGCTGGCTTTGCTTAAAAGAGCCCACCTTATACACCATATAATTGTCCAAGATGTAGGGTCCAACTTTTTGTAAGGAATGATTGGCAGGTAAGTGAACTGATGAATGGTAAATGAAGCGCGAGCCAGTAGCAGAACAATGAGGTAGCTCTTGTTACACAGCGAACACACAGGGCAGGCACAGACTTGTACCTGTCATTTCACAATCTGTTTAATAATGATTGAACAATTTCTTAACACATCCTTGACTCCTCAATGTATTTGTGTCTGCCATATACCTCTATGATTTAAACACATGAGGTTTGAAAAGCATCAATAGAACTAATCACCCAATCTACAGACTTATACAGTCATTTTGAGTCCGCACATGATTTTGAACAAAAGACACATAAATGTTTTTTCCTCACTGAAGCTATTGAACATCTGAATTGTCTGAACACTAATCACATCATCAGCTATTCCTGCACATATAAACATTGCTGTGTATACCTGTGTATACCTTCTCCTGATTGTACTATTTTAGCAGTTGTTTGGTTTGAGATCACAGTTATGGGGCTGAGCTATAGCATTGGTTGTCATGACAAACAAGATTGAATTTGTGTTTCTCCCTTGTTACTTGGTCCTGTAATATAAGTAAAGTAACTGTCTTGGGAAGGTTCATAGAACATACAATAGCCTATATACCCCAGAATCTACGGAGGTTTTTTCAGACATGCACATTAAAAAGATAATATTTTAGACTTTCTTGCGCTATTTCATTTCACTAGGTAATTTCTAGATTTGCTCCTCAGTTAGCCGGGAAATGGCTTATTGGCGTTGTTAGCAAGTCTATTGGAAACCAAATATTAGCAGCTAAATTATGAGTTTTTCCCTTACTGCTGCCATGTGTTTTCCACTGTCAGGccaaaactgaaaatgtcacagtatcCCTTTAATCAGTTCAAGTTCAGCTAGGTAgagtgaagacagtgaagacacgTAGTTGGTTAGATGACTGAGGAAATTGTGTAGTGAAAATGTAACCCTAGTTCCATGCTAATCCAGTTAATTTCCCTACATGACCAGCTTGAAATTCAAGCCTTGCTAATGCCACTGAATGCAGGCTTGAGATTTCAGGTTTGTCAACATTTTAAGCGCCATCCTTACAATTGTTTGGAGGGAACTAACTTTATTTTGGCACCAGAGACTGATGCTTCAGTGCTTGGAATATGGTTTCACAAACAGGACCGTTTATTATCCTGCATCAATAAACAAATTATTTGGTCCCACAAACTCTATTTTCAACTTGCAGGAAAAAAGccaggttacacacacacacacacacacacacacacacattaaattatttttacTGATCCAGAACTCTAAACCACCTCCTTGGACTCACCAACAGTCACacttgttgttttctgcttttaaaatatataaacattttaaatacaaTAGGAGACagcttaaaaataataatacaataataactTAATACAATAACTGACAGTGTGTTACAGCTATTTTTTACACGTCTCAAGCTGtatattgctgctgtcatgtgaaaaccttgtaactccaatctTGATGATTTTCATCTTTTGACTTCAGTTGAAAGATTCAATgcttgagaaaattctaccatcTTCGGTCTGATaaaaaaccctttcaaaccctttcttagttcctgaaaagctgacattgtggagatatgaggttttcactggACAGCGACAATATGTTTACgtaatatttttattatctGTTAACATCAAAGCACATTTCCCTGTGTTTTGAATCATGCCAGGAAGTTGCAAAACAATTATTTCTCATCAGCAAATCCTACCATTTAAGAATGTACATGTCTATGGGGATAGGGActttaaaagtaaaaagcagATATTAGGAAACAGGTGAAACTAAATGAGGAAAAAGAGCAAAGAGGGTAGAAATGTCACTGGTGAGACAGGGAGGAGTGGAGATGAGAGTGAATTGACCCCAGAGTAAGACTGGGCACCAGACTGACTCTGCTGGCAGAGATTGGAGCTGTCATTGTTCAAGCAGGGGATGGGCGCCTGCCAGGACCTGTCAGAAGCTGGCTGTAGCGCTGATCTACACTGAGGAGCCATGTTGCTTTCTTTTCAGCCCAAATGTCCCTCACGACAACTAAAAAGCCCTGCATGCTTTATGAGAGCTtcatgagagagggagagagagagagagacaaagagagagagagagagagagtaagagcgAACACACAGCCACCCCTGGCCACTACTGGGCTCCTGGCAGTGTGTTTTAGTCTTGCGCTGGTTCTCTCTTGTCTGTCCACTTTGGTTCTGAATGACTATTTATCATGCTTTCTCTGACTATCTGCGCTGTTTTTCTTGAGGTACCCAGTGTGAATGGTCTGTTGTTGATCCTTTTCTCTACGCTTTGTTTAGGAGTGGTGTTGCTGGTACACCTTCCTATGAGAATAAAtagaatggatggatagagCGAAGAATTACTCTCGGGTGTGAGGAGGGATTTTGAGAAGATAGTGCCTTTCTCACTGTATTGCTCCACTGTTTCATTCTAACTACTCTTTGGTTTCaaattttttgcattttccttGTCAAAACCATTAAGAATTCCTTAATAGTCCCAAGTTTCTGGTGAACACAGTTGATATGTATGAATTTATAGAAATTCTGACTTACATCCACCATCTCTGCAGCATTGAAAACATGGTTTTCCTAACAGGGAATGATAATGATAGTTTGTGATGTTTGTGAGCTTTCAGAGACAGATTGGGCTtgttagacattttttttttaaatagatgtTGACAGGAAATAGCACTGGCCTGATGAGAACGAACGGCAAATATTTCTCCTTGGAATGCAGAGGAATGCAGGTAGTGAAATATTAAAGGAGAAACTTCAGGTTTTGGTGTGGCTTTGCTTTGCATTGCTGGGGGAGAGGCATCAGTATGTGAGGAATCCAGTGCTGGAGGAAGAATAACAAAATGCGACATGGTCTATGTGTCTCCTCTGTGAGGCTTAGTAAGGACATTCCAAACCCCCTGTGACCAGGAAGTCCAAAGTCCTGGCCTTGCAATGAGAAAGCACTGATGATTCACATAGTTTAGACATGAGGTCACTGTAGTGGTGTGATACTGCAAAAACGAGACCTGTTTTGTTGACTTGGATTAGTATGATTTTTCCTAAAACCCCTGGAGTAAGGGTACTAATCATAATGACGATATAGTGTAGTCATTTAGTCTGAGCTTTGCTGTGAATGCATTAAGAATGTATTgtaacaattacatttttggtATTGATAGCTACCAACTGCTGTCAAGGTGATgcaagataaaaaagaaaaagactacAATAGAGTAATGTCTGTATAAACACTGACCCCTGCTGGTTACACTGATAACCATCAGGCACAAATGTATCAAAATGTATTACTTAAGACTTGACCGATTCTTCCAACAATTGAGCAACCAGTGATGTTATGGATGCATACAGCTAGCAAAAATTAATGGTACTATATCTGGAGAGTAGATATCTGTTTATCAGAGTGTGTTGTGCATTTTTCGTACATATGAATATGCACTTGGTATACCCCGTCTCATTAATGCTGGTAATACAAACACAACCTTGATTACAGCAGCAACTtgtaactgatttttttttgtctatattGGTCTTTGTAGATATTATAGGGGGCAGAATGGAGAGTCAGAACTGATAATCTTGTGCTGTGAGAAGATTAAAGACTCATCTCATGCTCCACAGTCTAGCTGCCAACCCATTCGAGCCTTGATGAATATTTCAAACATCTTTGAGTTTTACAAATCTGGTTTGGTTCCTGcgaatatttctaaaatacaaagGCACTGTTGTGAGAATTACTTAAATACAACTTACAGTagaatttattttacattttcaaattacaaattacataatacacaaaataatgaaatactACAATAGGAATGGGCGGGTGGTGAGAGCATTGTGGTTGTATAATCATCAAAAGTGAAGACAAGAGATGTTCCCCACTGAACAATAGCAAGGCGTTTTATTTAAAAAGTATCAGAGAACAGAAACATTTTATGAAAGAACCAAAATTTATTTGTCTCCCTTTGGCGCTTCTAAATTTGACTCCCTCTCTGGGCCGGGCAGCTGTACAGCCGCTTGTCTATCAACCATAAAACTAGCGGTTTGCAGTTGGGGCTAACTTGAGTGTCAGTTCAGTCTAAAAGCATGTCATTTTAGCATTCAGGAGGTATTCCTCATTTCTTTTGCCACGGCCTCCCACACACTGAGGGCAGCAGGTCTGTGTCTCTGGTGAGCTCCAGCTAATCCTCATCCtgctccaggtgtgtgtgcagcttcAGGTTGGAGGTGCTTGTAGTGCTGCTGTATGGCACCGGATGGAGCCAGCAGTCCAAAACAGTAGTCTTCCACAACAATGACCCCCCAGCCCCTTATCATCTCTACTGTATTTGAAATGCATGTAGTAGAAATACTGCTCATCTGTGGCAATTGGATGACATTGGACTTAAACTACATTTACTGTGTGCTAATGTGCGGTTACAGTTTGAGGGCTGTAAGAAGGCTTTCTCTCGGCTAGAAAACCTGAAGATCCACCTGCGGagccacacaggggagaaaccttaCCTATGTCAGCACCCTGGGTGCCACAAGGCCTTCAGCAACTCGAGTGACAGAGCTAA
Encoded proteins:
- the glis3 gene encoding zinc finger protein GLIS3; this translates as MEVFGQPAGANLQVTSSPMIVQSLGPVALVTGQPYTPGPAAPHPPPHPQSVLVPYTDARSLLSRESLASTTLSLSETQSMLSGRHEWPYGYRVLPPLGLPQCSTQASEGGEQLSLSPGTAMSGTTISGATSNSASLPSYLFAGDAGSPKQSTRSKKRALSMSPLSDVMGIDFNSIIRTSPTSLVAYINGSRSSPASHLTVSPVQPEVYGHFLGVRGRCIPQANPLSTPGYSLALAPQTELRSGTESGRMQRLEEGGALESQMANMVVEQQCLPEEGGAMEKTSEVRNQPPNNLLPSRPLEPELLTVVQAATPPQGPPPPYHSHHSHQHIHLARPRSQMKAPSQDPLSQAPTAPPRHGVSFLPQVPMLEEEEGELEDYGGHCCRWLDCSAVYDQKEELVRHIEKLHVDQRKAEDFTCYWVGCPRKFKSFNARYKLLIHMRVHSGEKPNKCTFEGCKKAFSRLENLKIHLRSHTGEKPYLCQHPGCHKAFSNSSDRAKHQRTHLDTKPYACQVPGCAKRYTDPSSLRKHVKSHSSKERQLRKKLKSSVDVTQEALTDCLTIHPLQPSLSPLARIDNSLDPSPSTSHEPYSAVPQGKDSSSSPHLALLCSLQDNYRFVDPSPHQLIPGDQCGPRSSTYVPQPPCGASLQNNQDLRQPSQPPELPDHNPGTQRELSVQMKMLYSLPSYSGVTTQSSSCHLMQVQAFGDSLAPTVNTLNGMHSSQRPLSCITEFDVHSQPQDLGVARELEGEDFFSVVDHCTSHISCIYTEG